TCAAGGCTATATCAAAGACCTTCAAAAACAATTAAGCTGCTCAAAAGTTTCAATCCTGACATTTAAAGGAAGTTCAAAAATAGAATTTGTTTGTAAAAAAAATAATTGGGGATATCTAAATCTCGATGCCAAAACTACGACCTATCTCGAAGAAAAGGCGAATTTCGAAAAACTGCTAAAGGATTATGATGGGGCGCTACTCCAAACCCTAAGCGGCAAACTAAAAGATATAAATCCGGAAATTTTACTGGATCAAAGTTTAGAAAAAAAACTGGCAATTCAATTTACTCACGGGTTTGCCGGGCAAAGTACGCATTTTGTAAATTATGACGGATTTCAAAAACTTCAAAATGAATTTCCGGAGAAAAAAGTAAAAGTAACTCCATACATAACCGGTGAAACTTTAACCCTAAACGGCTGTATATATAACGATGAAGTCTATATCAGCTATCCATTTTTACAAAAAACAGGAGACCCGGAATTCTCACGACACGAGGGCGGTACATGCGGAGTAATTTTTGATAAAGAAAGAGTTTTGAAAAAAGTTCCGGAGGAAATGCTTGAAAAAACAATCAAAGCTTCATATGCGCTTGCAGAAAATTTCAAAAAGCATGGACTCAGAGGTTTTTTTGGATTCGACCTCGTAACTGATGGCAAAGAAGTTTGCCCAATCGAGCTAAATCCGCGCTTAACTGCAAACATTCATCCATTCACAATTCAGCAAATAGCAAAAGATCTTTCGCCATTTCTACTTTTGCATATTTTGGAATTTCTAAATATAAAAACAGAAACCCCTGCAAAAGAACAATATCTAACTCCGCTCCGTGGTGAAACCACGTCACTCCGCAACGTAACAGATACTCCATTTACCCTCAACG
This portion of the Candidatus Peregrinibacteria bacterium genome encodes:
- a CDS encoding ATP-grasp domain-containing protein; this encodes MTTEKIKNLLNERLNNHLIVFVAKDFSRGVGLEKFLPNFAIVCGTDSEAIDIAKSSGINIFCLNEDSEPGSENAGKILESIVSQGYIKDLQKQLSCSKVSILTFKGSSKIEFVCKKNNWGYLNLDAKTTTYLEEKANFEKLLKDYDGALLQTLSGKLKDINPEILLDQSLEKKLAIQFTHGFAGQSTHFVNYDGFQKLQNEFPEKKVKVTPYITGETLTLNGCIYNDEVYISYPFLQKTGDPEFSRHEGGTCGVIFDKERVLKKVPEEMLEKTIKASYALAENFKKHGLRGFFGFDLVTDGKEVCPIELNPRLTANIHPFTIQQIAKDLSPFLLLHILEFLNIKTETPAKEQYLTPLRGETTSLRNVTDTPFTLNEAKSTTSHTFEHLLTNPEIIEMFILLKNGQSITPDGRWGEKWSL